From Burkholderia sp. WP9, a single genomic window includes:
- a CDS encoding L-idonate 5-dehydrogenase, whose amino-acid sequence MHALVIHAPLDLRIEEVPTPEPQANQMLVRVRAGGICGSDLHYFNHGGFGTVRIKEPMVLGHEVSGAVSRVGPGVTDMPVGTRISISPSRPCGLCQYCQQGLQNHCLDMRYYGSAMRTPHVQGAFQQEIVIDRSQAHVVADSLSDAEAAMAEPLSVALHAVRRAGPLLGKRVLVTGCGPIGALIVAAARRAGAATIVVTDVNTLPLESAKKVGADLAINIAETPDALAPFAVDKGSFDVLFEASGNAAALRGAFDVLKPRGVIVQVGLGGDIALPINVIVAKEFDLRGAFRFHEEFAVAVELLNKGLIDVKPLISGIFPYQDSVKAFQTAGDRSRSMKVLVTFD is encoded by the coding sequence ATGCATGCACTCGTCATTCACGCACCGCTCGATCTGCGCATCGAGGAGGTGCCCACGCCCGAACCGCAAGCCAACCAGATGCTGGTGCGGGTTCGAGCCGGCGGCATCTGCGGCTCCGATCTTCACTACTTCAATCATGGCGGTTTCGGCACGGTCCGCATCAAGGAACCCATGGTGCTCGGCCACGAGGTGTCCGGCGCCGTCTCGCGCGTCGGACCCGGCGTGACCGACATGCCCGTTGGCACGCGGATCTCCATCAGTCCGAGCCGGCCTTGCGGTCTGTGCCAGTACTGTCAGCAAGGGCTGCAGAATCATTGTCTGGATATGCGCTACTACGGCAGCGCGATGCGCACGCCGCACGTGCAGGGCGCATTCCAGCAGGAAATCGTGATCGACCGCTCACAAGCGCATGTAGTCGCGGACTCCTTGAGCGATGCGGAAGCCGCCATGGCCGAGCCGCTCTCCGTCGCGCTGCATGCCGTGCGGCGCGCGGGTCCCTTACTCGGCAAACGCGTGCTCGTGACGGGCTGCGGGCCGATCGGCGCGTTGATCGTGGCCGCTGCGCGACGAGCCGGCGCGGCGACGATCGTGGTGACCGATGTCAACACGCTGCCGCTCGAGAGCGCAAAAAAGGTCGGTGCGGACCTCGCGATCAACATTGCCGAAACGCCGGACGCGCTCGCGCCGTTTGCCGTCGACAAGGGCAGCTTCGACGTTCTGTTCGAGGCGAGCGGCAATGCGGCGGCACTGCGCGGCGCATTCGACGTACTCAAGCCGCGCGGCGTGATCGTCCAGGTGGGACTTGGCGGAGATATCGCTTTGCCCATCAACGTGATCGTCGCCAAGGAATTCGACCTGCGCGGCGCGTTCCGTTTCCACGAAGAATTCGCTGTGGCCGTCGAGTTGCTGAACAAGGGTTTGATCGACGTGAAGCCCCTGATTTCAGGTATTTTCCCGTATCAGGATTCGGTCAAGGCATTCCAGACCGCCGGTGACCGCTCCAGATCGATGAAGGTGCTGGTGACTTTCGATTGA
- a CDS encoding RraA family protein, which produces MYKAIRKNPSAAQAADTILAALRAIPVSALSDNMHRNIGSVGLHPYQRPGKQTMAGTAVTVRSRGGDNLTYLRALEFCRPGDVLVVDAGGDLNNAVVGGILSFYAAHVGVVGLVVDGAIRDVAEIRERDFPVYARGVTHRGPYKDGPGEINVPVSVGGMVVNPGDIVVGDQDGLLAIPQDDAAHVIEKALAVLEAEAETMRAMKEGRWNRAFIDALEARCNN; this is translated from the coding sequence ATGTACAAAGCCATCAGGAAAAACCCTTCGGCCGCTCAAGCTGCCGACACGATTCTTGCCGCACTACGCGCTATTCCCGTCTCCGCGCTTAGCGACAACATGCATCGCAACATCGGCAGTGTCGGGCTCCATCCGTATCAGCGGCCCGGCAAGCAGACCATGGCGGGCACGGCCGTCACCGTGCGCTCGCGAGGCGGCGATAACCTGACTTATCTGCGCGCGCTGGAGTTTTGCCGTCCCGGCGACGTGCTGGTCGTGGACGCTGGCGGCGATTTGAACAATGCGGTGGTCGGCGGAATTTTGTCTTTCTATGCGGCTCACGTGGGCGTTGTCGGTCTGGTGGTCGATGGTGCAATCCGCGATGTCGCCGAAATTCGTGAGCGGGATTTTCCGGTCTACGCGCGTGGGGTGACGCACCGCGGCCCGTATAAAGACGGTCCGGGTGAGATCAACGTGCCGGTGTCGGTCGGCGGCATGGTGGTGAATCCGGGCGATATCGTGGTCGGCGACCAGGATGGCTTGCTCGCCATCCCGCAAGACGATGCGGCACACGTGATCGAGAAAGCGCTAGCCGTTCTGGAAGCGGAAGCCGAAACCATGCGGGCGATGAAGGAAGGGCGCTGGAACCGCGCGTTCATCGACGCCCTCGAAGCGCGATGCAATAACTGA
- the ctlX gene encoding citrulline utilization hydrolase CtlX — MTLLSIQAPASVVMIRPHRFLPNPETAADNAFQRSAPCGGEGTAHSLAAAAHAEVTEAARVLSAAGVCVHLFDDHGERGTPDSVFPNNWFSTHPGGHVALYPMHNVNRRRERRADVIEMLKSEYRVQDVIDYSGLEHDDVFLEGTGAMVLDHIARIAYTARSRRADPVALERFCTHFNFEPICFDTADADGHPVYHTNVMMSVATEFALVGMNLIVDPKRRDDIHRRLTETGRTVIALENAQIASFAGNALELSGRDGRVLALSRRAFECLTHQQRELIERSAQLLPLEVPTIEMAGGSVRCMLAGLHLARR, encoded by the coding sequence ATGACACTTCTGTCGATTCAAGCGCCGGCCTCGGTCGTGATGATCCGCCCGCATCGTTTTCTTCCGAACCCCGAGACCGCCGCCGACAACGCTTTTCAGCGCAGCGCGCCGTGTGGCGGCGAAGGCACGGCACACTCGTTGGCTGCCGCGGCACACGCGGAAGTCACCGAAGCCGCGCGTGTGCTGAGTGCTGCGGGCGTGTGCGTCCATCTGTTCGACGATCATGGAGAGCGGGGCACGCCGGACTCCGTCTTCCCCAATAACTGGTTTTCGACCCATCCCGGCGGTCATGTTGCGCTGTATCCAATGCATAACGTCAACCGCCGGCGCGAGCGCCGGGCCGACGTGATCGAGATGCTCAAGAGCGAATATCGCGTTCAGGACGTGATCGATTATTCCGGGCTGGAGCACGACGACGTCTTTCTCGAGGGCACGGGCGCGATGGTGCTCGATCACATCGCTCGTATCGCCTATACAGCGCGCTCACGCCGAGCGGATCCTGTTGCGCTGGAACGGTTCTGTACGCATTTCAACTTTGAACCGATATGCTTTGACACAGCCGATGCCGATGGTCACCCGGTCTATCACACTAACGTCATGATGAGCGTCGCCACCGAGTTCGCGCTGGTCGGCATGAATCTGATCGTCGACCCGAAGCGCCGCGACGATATTCACCGGCGTCTCACGGAGACCGGTCGCACGGTGATCGCATTGGAGAATGCACAGATCGCGAGCTTCGCCGGCAACGCACTCGAACTGTCGGGCCGGGATGGACGGGTGCTCGCGCTCTCCAGGCGCGCTTTCGAGTGCCTCACGCACCAGCAGCGCGAGCTGATCGAGCGCTCTGCGCAGTTGCTTCCGCTGGAGGTGCCGACCATCGAAATGGCAGGCGGGTCCGTGCGATGCATGCTCGCGGGCCTCCATCTCGCGAGGCGCTGA
- a CDS encoding ornithine cyclodeaminase, translated as MTRFLDVPATSRLIASLGVPRFLSELVDTLHADYVRWNDFDKSPRVACHSREGVIELMPVADSRLFAFKYVNGHPVNAERGIHTVMAFGALADVDTGYPLLLAELTLTTALRTAATSVLAAKALARPESRTMALIGNGAQSEFQAIAFHTLMGIEEIRLFDLDERATDKLVRNLSAFPALRTVRAASTAEAVRGADIVTTVTADKAYATILTPDMITPGMHLNAVGGDCPGKTELHADVLRMGRVFVEYEPQTRIEGDIQQLPADFPVTELWRVLRGEAAGRDRATQVTVFDSVGFALEDYSALRYLDGLARQHNAGVEISLIPPATDPKNLFALIGAFQERASEPALGAADVLAFAR; from the coding sequence ATGACCCGCTTCCTCGATGTGCCCGCTACCAGCAGACTGATCGCTTCATTAGGTGTCCCACGGTTCCTGAGTGAACTCGTCGACACGTTGCATGCCGACTACGTTCGATGGAACGACTTCGACAAGTCGCCGCGCGTGGCCTGCCATTCGCGGGAGGGCGTGATCGAGTTAATGCCCGTTGCGGATTCACGGTTGTTCGCGTTCAAGTACGTCAATGGCCATCCGGTCAACGCAGAGCGAGGCATCCATACCGTGATGGCGTTCGGTGCGCTGGCCGACGTCGACACGGGCTATCCGCTTCTCCTTGCGGAATTGACGCTCACCACCGCACTGCGCACGGCCGCCACGTCGGTACTTGCGGCAAAGGCACTCGCGCGGCCGGAATCCAGAACGATGGCACTCATCGGCAATGGCGCACAGAGCGAGTTTCAGGCAATCGCATTCCACACGCTAATGGGCATCGAGGAGATCAGACTGTTCGACCTCGACGAGCGTGCGACGGACAAGCTCGTACGCAACCTGTCTGCATTTCCGGCGCTGCGTACCGTGCGGGCTGCGTCCACCGCTGAAGCTGTGCGCGGCGCGGATATCGTCACGACAGTGACAGCAGACAAAGCTTACGCGACCATCCTGACGCCCGACATGATCACTCCCGGTATGCATTTGAATGCTGTCGGCGGCGATTGTCCGGGCAAGACGGAGTTGCATGCCGACGTGTTGCGCATGGGGCGTGTGTTTGTCGAATACGAACCGCAGACTCGAATCGAAGGCGACATCCAGCAACTGCCCGCCGACTTCCCCGTCACGGAACTGTGGCGCGTCCTGCGAGGCGAAGCAGCCGGGCGCGACCGTGCTACGCAAGTCACGGTGTTCGATTCAGTGGGTTTCGCGCTCGAAGACTATTCGGCGCTTCGTTACCTCGACGGGCTCGCGCGTCAGCACAATGCGGGCGTCGAAATCTCGCTGATCCCGCCTGCCACTGATCCGAAGAATCTCTTCGCGCTAATCGGCGCGTTTCAGGAAAGAGCGTCGGAGCCAGCACTCGGGGCGGCCGACGTCCTCGCATTCGCCCGCTGA
- a CDS encoding Lrp/AsnC family transcriptional regulator: protein MISLDDVDHQLIALLRDNARTPVVTLAQQLRVARATVQNRLTRLEKNGVIVGYTVKLKPAVEKHRIRGLMSIAVQGNRAAEVVKVLRGHPNVATIHSTNGRWDLIAELLADSLENFDRVLGTIRLIDGIASTETSILLSTHKA from the coding sequence ATGATCAGCCTTGACGACGTGGACCATCAGCTCATCGCGCTGTTGCGCGACAACGCGCGCACGCCAGTCGTCACACTCGCACAACAGTTGCGGGTGGCGCGGGCAACGGTTCAGAACCGGTTGACCCGGCTGGAAAAGAACGGCGTGATCGTCGGCTATACGGTGAAGTTGAAGCCGGCCGTGGAAAAGCACCGGATTCGCGGGCTGATGTCGATTGCCGTGCAGGGCAATCGGGCGGCAGAGGTCGTGAAGGTGTTGCGTGGTCATCCAAATGTCGCCACGATTCACAGCACCAACGGGCGTTGGGACCTCATTGCGGAACTGCTGGCGGACTCGCTGGAGAATTTTGATCGCGTACTCGGCACGATCCGTTTGATCGACGGCATTGCCAGCACGGAAACCAGCATTCTCCTGTCGACACACAAAGCGTGA
- a CDS encoding MFS transporter translates to MTSYRPADTPPPSDGAPANMKKIAVASVIGTTVEWYDLFVFATASALVFNKVFFPGFVPLVGTLLAFGTFASAYLARIAGAALFGHFGDRLGRKAMLLVSLIIMGIATFSIGLLPNYASIGIWAPILLLTLRVIQGLALGGEWGGAVLMAVEHAPAGKRGLYGSWVQIGVPAGTLIANLAFLVCNATLSNDALLSWGWRIPFLASALLVGVGLYIRLNTSETPSFRKIKEADAQVKLPIAEVLTRYWKQVLLGGIATMSTGTSFNLIVAFGLTYGTQTLGFSRNAMLSIALIACALCIVLLPAFGKLSDIVGRKPVIIGGIVAEALLAFPLFWLLDTREFPFALLGYLLMMTAFAANYGPIATFLAELFGTEVRYSGLSVSYMLSGLLGSAATPIVTTALLSATGRGSSVAWYMMGSAAVSALALVLLAETLRRDISSAARANAATASIS, encoded by the coding sequence ATGACGTCCTATCGCCCCGCGGACACACCACCCCCATCAGACGGCGCCCCGGCCAACATGAAAAAGATCGCGGTGGCGAGTGTGATCGGCACGACCGTAGAATGGTATGACCTGTTCGTCTTCGCCACCGCCTCGGCACTCGTCTTCAACAAGGTGTTCTTTCCCGGCTTTGTCCCGTTAGTCGGCACCTTGCTGGCGTTCGGCACGTTCGCCTCCGCCTACCTCGCGCGCATTGCCGGGGCCGCCCTCTTCGGCCATTTCGGCGACCGGCTCGGACGCAAGGCGATGCTGCTGGTGTCGCTCATCATCATGGGCATCGCGACGTTCTCGATCGGCCTGCTGCCGAACTATGCGTCGATCGGCATCTGGGCGCCCATTCTGCTGCTCACCTTGCGCGTCATTCAGGGACTCGCGCTCGGCGGCGAATGGGGCGGCGCCGTGCTGATGGCAGTGGAACATGCCCCCGCAGGCAAGCGTGGACTGTATGGCTCGTGGGTGCAGATAGGCGTGCCTGCCGGCACCCTGATCGCCAATCTGGCGTTTCTGGTCTGCAATGCCACACTTTCAAACGACGCACTGCTCTCCTGGGGCTGGCGCATTCCGTTCCTTGCGAGCGCATTGCTCGTGGGGGTCGGGCTTTACATCCGTCTGAACACGTCCGAAACGCCGTCGTTCCGCAAGATCAAGGAAGCCGACGCGCAGGTCAAGTTGCCGATCGCCGAGGTCCTCACCCGATACTGGAAGCAGGTTCTGCTCGGCGGTATCGCGACGATGTCGACGGGCACCTCGTTCAACCTGATTGTCGCGTTCGGGCTAACGTATGGGACGCAGACGCTGGGATTCTCACGCAACGCGATGCTCTCCATTGCACTGATTGCCTGCGCGCTTTGCATCGTGTTGCTGCCGGCCTTCGGCAAGCTCTCTGACATCGTGGGCCGCAAGCCGGTGATCATCGGCGGCATTGTCGCCGAGGCTCTGCTCGCTTTTCCGCTTTTCTGGCTGCTGGATACGCGCGAGTTTCCGTTTGCGCTGCTCGGTTATCTGCTGATGATGACCGCCTTCGCCGCGAACTACGGACCCATTGCCACCTTCCTCGCGGAGTTGTTCGGCACCGAGGTTCGCTACTCCGGCCTGTCGGTGAGTTATATGTTGTCGGGGCTGCTCGGCAGCGCCGCTACGCCGATTGTCACCACCGCATTGTTGTCCGCTACGGGCAGAGGTTCGTCGGTGGCGTGGTACATGATGGGCTCGGCTGCTGTTTCGGCACTCGCGCTCGTGCTGCTCGCGGAGACGCTCCGCCGCGATATCTCGTCCGCGGCGCGCGCGAATGCCGCCACCGCAAGCATTTCGTGA
- a CDS encoding RraA family protein, translating into MQDTPDSSLLHSLESVSFPTLGHFLENGFADHRLRAMVPNVKVIGRAVTLKLLSPDAIPVNRALSQLKPGDVLVIDMSGNHTHAPVGAVTACAALNAGAKAVIVDGVVTDLIELRSTRLPIFARGTSLLTTKKRDTMSSQFNEPVVCGAVVVRPGDIVLADDNGVLFTQAPALAAVIDLALASDHAEPSILARLNAKAPLHEVLQCFISSSIHAANDQH; encoded by the coding sequence ATGCAAGACACACCAGACTCATCGTTACTGCACAGCCTCGAATCCGTCAGCTTTCCGACACTCGGGCATTTCCTGGAGAATGGCTTCGCGGACCATCGCCTGCGCGCGATGGTCCCCAACGTGAAAGTAATCGGGCGCGCGGTGACGCTCAAATTGCTATCTCCCGACGCCATCCCCGTGAACCGCGCCCTGTCGCAACTCAAACCCGGCGATGTGCTGGTGATCGATATGAGCGGCAATCATACGCATGCGCCGGTTGGAGCAGTCACGGCATGCGCCGCGCTTAACGCCGGCGCGAAGGCCGTCATTGTCGACGGCGTGGTGACCGATCTCATCGAACTACGCAGCACGCGGCTGCCAATATTCGCGCGCGGAACGTCATTGCTGACGACCAAAAAACGCGACACGATGTCGAGTCAGTTCAACGAGCCGGTGGTGTGTGGCGCAGTCGTGGTGCGCCCAGGCGACATTGTGCTGGCCGACGACAATGGCGTGCTGTTCACCCAGGCACCGGCGCTTGCCGCCGTGATCGATCTGGCTCTGGCGTCCGATCACGCGGAACCCTCGATTCTGGCTCGGCTCAACGCCAAAGCGCCGCTTCACGAGGTCCTGCAATGCTTCATCTCATCAAGTATTCACGCCGCTAATGATCAGCATTAG
- a CDS encoding class II aldolase/adducin family protein, with amino-acid sequence MSDKPAQPAAEQQVREELAALYRLAAHFRMTDMIDTHITARLPGLPGQPPAFLINRYGVLFHEMRASDLVKIDHLGNVIDERAHSEPALFRVNAAGFTIHSAIHAARDDLHFVIHTHTAAGTAVSAQEQGLLPISQHALKFYGKLAYHDYEGIALELGERERLVRDLGSCKAMILRNHGLLAAGATAAEAFHEIYFLERACQAQIQALAGGSALRIPPREVCELTASQFAREDSAEISELAWRAALRLIDDPQSDYRS; translated from the coding sequence ATGAGCGACAAACCGGCGCAGCCGGCTGCCGAACAGCAGGTAAGAGAGGAACTGGCGGCGCTCTACAGGCTGGCCGCGCACTTCCGCATGACCGACATGATCGACACGCACATCACGGCGCGCCTGCCCGGCTTGCCGGGGCAGCCGCCGGCATTTCTGATCAACCGCTATGGCGTGCTGTTTCACGAAATGCGCGCGTCGGACCTCGTGAAGATCGATCATCTCGGCAACGTCATCGACGAGCGGGCTCACAGCGAACCGGCGTTGTTTCGTGTCAACGCCGCGGGATTCACGATTCATTCGGCCATCCACGCGGCACGCGACGATCTGCATTTCGTGATCCATACGCACACCGCCGCGGGAACAGCGGTATCGGCTCAGGAGCAAGGGCTGCTGCCGATCAGTCAGCATGCGTTGAAGTTCTACGGCAAGCTCGCCTATCACGATTACGAAGGCATCGCGCTGGAACTCGGCGAGCGTGAGCGCCTGGTGCGCGACCTCGGTTCCTGCAAGGCGATGATCCTGCGCAATCATGGGTTGCTTGCGGCCGGCGCCACGGCAGCCGAAGCGTTCCACGAGATCTATTTCCTCGAGCGGGCCTGTCAGGCGCAAATCCAGGCGCTGGCCGGCGGCAGCGCGCTGCGCATTCCACCGCGGGAAGTGTGCGAGTTGACCGCGAGCCAGTTCGCTCGCGAAGACTCCGCGGAAATTTCGGAGTTGGCATGGCGCGCGGCGTTACGGTTGATCGACGACCCGCAATCCGACTACCGCAGCTAA
- a CDS encoding glyoxylate/hydroxypyruvate reductase A: protein MTKLVLMSRDYDMSHLVQPILRAAPELDVVVHGEQSAGDAEIAVCWNPPAGALAELPKLRLVHSIAAGVDNILSDPALPAVPLCRVVDPQHARGMSEFVTWGVLHFHRQLDRVLANQRLDRWFRHDQRDASECAVGIMGLGEIGSRVATDLQRFGFAVRGWARKARELPNVTTFAGAEEFKPFLQGTDILVCLLPLTHETRWILNANTFEHLRPLAKLIHVGRGEHLVPADLIAALKSGKIGGAIVDVFPTEPLPPEDHLWRAPNLIVTPHMASVASSETIGAQVAHNARRLIRGEPLQNMVDIARGY from the coding sequence ATGACCAAATTAGTTCTAATGAGCCGTGACTACGACATGTCACACCTCGTGCAGCCGATTCTGCGCGCCGCCCCTGAATTGGATGTCGTGGTGCACGGCGAGCAGTCCGCCGGCGATGCTGAAATAGCCGTGTGCTGGAACCCGCCGGCCGGCGCGCTGGCGGAGTTGCCGAAACTGCGGCTCGTTCATAGCATCGCCGCGGGCGTCGACAACATCCTGTCAGACCCTGCCCTGCCCGCCGTGCCGCTGTGCCGGGTCGTCGATCCGCAACACGCGCGCGGTATGAGTGAATTCGTCACGTGGGGAGTGCTGCATTTTCATCGCCAACTCGACCGCGTGCTCGCCAATCAGCGTCTTGATCGCTGGTTCCGCCACGATCAGCGCGATGCTTCCGAATGCGCCGTCGGCATCATGGGATTGGGAGAAATTGGCAGCCGCGTCGCGACGGATTTGCAGCGCTTCGGGTTCGCAGTGCGCGGCTGGGCGCGTAAGGCCCGTGAATTGCCGAACGTGACGACCTTCGCCGGCGCCGAGGAATTCAAGCCATTTCTCCAGGGGACGGACATTCTCGTGTGTCTCCTGCCGCTCACGCACGAAACCCGCTGGATTCTCAACGCAAACACGTTCGAGCACTTACGGCCTCTAGCGAAGCTGATTCACGTCGGCCGAGGCGAACATCTGGTGCCGGCGGACCTGATCGCGGCACTGAAGAGTGGGAAGATCGGCGGCGCGATCGTCGACGTGTTCCCGACCGAACCGTTACCCCCCGAAGATCATTTATGGCGCGCACCCAATCTGATCGTGACACCGCACATGGCTTCGGTGGCAAGCTCGGAGACGATCGGCGCGCAAGTGGCGCACAACGCACGCAGGCTGATCCGCGGCGAACCGCTGCAGAACATGGTCGACATCGCGCGCGGATATTGA
- a CDS encoding LysR family transcriptional regulator, with protein MSKDRPDTYLNDRLDWNLLRTFLAIAKEGSVSRAAAKLHLTQPAVSQALRRLEEQLGLRLVDRHGPRIEVTQAGIEVKQIAEDVYGTISRLSLAEVDRDHDISGMVRVSTVSGIDFPAYDTFLAEFHRTYPRIELESQEMRSADVVNSLQQKSATLGLTPRRALPKRVDSRVFLRQRYALFCGRHHPLFGRNDLRVADLAGEKFVSFTGDKVGDHLSPLTFFRDEMGFTGRVVGSSSSMTEVRRFIFAGFGIGCLPEHVVRDDIAQGRLQRLPPDEGVADLDIYMLWSQDRKLSAAEAAFIDALNVFIDGQEEGVGR; from the coding sequence GTGAGCAAAGATCGCCCTGACACCTACCTGAACGACCGTCTTGACTGGAATTTGCTGCGGACTTTTCTTGCGATCGCGAAAGAAGGCAGCGTGAGTCGCGCGGCGGCGAAACTCCATCTGACGCAGCCCGCGGTCAGCCAGGCGCTGCGCCGATTGGAAGAGCAGTTGGGTCTGCGCCTCGTGGATCGCCACGGTCCGCGCATCGAGGTCACGCAGGCCGGCATCGAAGTGAAGCAGATTGCTGAAGACGTATACGGGACGATTTCGCGCTTGTCACTTGCCGAGGTGGATCGCGATCACGATATCTCCGGCATGGTGCGCGTGAGTACCGTCAGCGGCATCGATTTTCCGGCCTACGATACGTTTCTCGCCGAGTTTCATCGCACGTATCCGCGTATCGAACTTGAAAGCCAGGAAATGCGCAGCGCCGACGTGGTGAACAGTCTCCAGCAAAAGTCCGCAACGCTTGGACTGACGCCACGGCGCGCGTTACCCAAACGGGTCGACAGCCGTGTGTTTCTGCGTCAACGGTATGCGCTTTTCTGCGGACGTCATCATCCGCTCTTTGGGCGTAACGATCTTCGGGTCGCCGATCTCGCCGGCGAAAAGTTTGTCTCCTTCACCGGCGACAAGGTGGGCGACCACCTGTCGCCGCTCACGTTCTTTCGTGACGAGATGGGCTTCACCGGGCGCGTGGTAGGTTCGTCGTCGAGCATGACCGAGGTGAGGCGTTTCATCTTCGCGGGCTTCGGCATAGGCTGCCTGCCGGAACATGTCGTACGCGACGACATTGCTCAAGGCCGCCTTCAGCGGCTGCCGCCGGATGAAGGCGTGGCCGACCTCGATATTTACATGCTGTGGTCACAGGACCGTAAGTTGAGTGCCGCCGAAGCCGCGTTTATCGATGCCCTGAATGTGTTCATCGACGGCCAGGAGGAAGGTGTTGGCCGCTAA
- a CDS encoding Zn-dependent hydrolase encodes MLKINGERLWTSLMNMAAVGATAGGGVRRLALTEQDAAGRALFSQWCVDAGLTLSVDQVGNLFARRAGKLNDAAPVASGSHLDTQPEGGRFDGVYGVLAALEVVRTLNDANIQTDKPIEIVVWTNEEGARFTPAMLGSAAFTGVMPLAQALSTRDAAGTSVEQALQATGYAGARAVPGVVFDAYFEAHIEQGPVLEESGVPIGVVTGGQAIRWLDVRVSGQAAHAGTTPMQYRRDALFASAEMAAELESIAADFFPQGLATIGELHIRNASRNTIAADLSFTVDLRHPDDAMIENMEAALRERFDAIAKRRRLTVEVGQHWVSPATPFDPHCIAAVGNAVEALDYPHQRIVSGAGHDAIHLAKHCPTAMIFIPCVDGLSHNEAEDALPEDVTRGTDVLLHAMLARAGHAV; translated from the coding sequence ATGCTAAAAATCAATGGTGAACGGCTCTGGACGAGCCTGATGAACATGGCCGCTGTCGGCGCTACGGCGGGCGGCGGTGTGCGGCGCCTCGCATTGACCGAACAAGACGCGGCCGGTCGGGCGCTTTTCTCGCAATGGTGCGTCGACGCGGGCCTCACGTTGTCGGTCGATCAGGTCGGCAATCTCTTCGCACGGCGCGCCGGCAAACTGAACGACGCCGCACCCGTGGCAAGCGGAAGCCACCTCGACACCCAGCCCGAGGGCGGCCGATTCGACGGTGTGTATGGCGTGCTGGCCGCGCTCGAAGTTGTCCGCACGCTGAACGACGCGAACATTCAAACCGACAAGCCCATCGAAATCGTCGTGTGGACCAACGAGGAAGGCGCGCGATTCACGCCGGCCATGCTCGGTTCAGCGGCCTTTACGGGCGTCATGCCGCTCGCTCAGGCATTGAGCACGCGCGATGCAGCCGGAACATCGGTCGAGCAGGCTTTGCAGGCAACAGGCTATGCCGGCGCGCGCGCCGTGCCTGGCGTTGTCTTCGACGCCTACTTCGAAGCGCATATCGAGCAGGGGCCGGTGCTCGAGGAAAGTGGCGTGCCGATCGGCGTCGTCACGGGCGGCCAGGCCATCCGCTGGCTCGATGTGCGCGTAAGCGGGCAGGCCGCGCACGCAGGCACGACGCCGATGCAGTACCGCCGCGATGCGCTATTTGCGAGCGCGGAAATGGCCGCGGAACTGGAAAGCATCGCGGCAGATTTCTTCCCGCAAGGCCTTGCGACCATCGGCGAACTGCACATCCGCAATGCATCGCGCAATACGATCGCGGCGGACCTGTCGTTCACGGTGGACCTACGCCACCCCGACGACGCGATGATCGAAAACATGGAAGCCGCTCTGCGCGAGCGCTTCGATGCCATCGCGAAGCGCCGCCGCCTCACGGTCGAGGTGGGGCAGCATTGGGTCAGTCCGGCTACGCCGTTCGACCCGCACTGTATTGCTGCTGTGGGCAACGCGGTGGAGGCGCTGGACTATCCGCATCAACGCATCGTCAGCGGGGCCGGTCATGACGCGATCCATCTCGCCAAGCATTGTCCGACCGCGATGATCTTTATCCCCTGCGTCGACGGTCTAAGCCATAACGAAGCCGAAGACGCCTTGCCGGAAGACGTCACGCGTGGCACGGACGTGTTGCTTCACGCCATGCTGGCGCGCGCGGGGCATGCCGTATGA